From the genome of Flavobacterium ovatum, one region includes:
- a CDS encoding DUF3732 domain-containing protein, producing MNFNINKIVLWLKNGKIREIEFKPNKVNLITGGSHTGKSAILEIVDYCFFSSKSRISEDTINENILWYGINISVNDKNYTIARESLSEGKVSNNYYFSSFGEIPLSLISNNSENAIKSILETEFKIDRDAKFPTNYGSNYIKAGTKISLRYFLMFNTISGNIIENDEGIFFDKQNDTRYKEALPRIFDLAVGIETVENILKSEKKAELENQLAKLIRKNKAVSSKTSDFNQERVAILQKAKEHNVVREDAKVDEVIVELNKAIQGFETELTTNSDKEKLESSFYSLQRKIRNLKQFSSEYNKYKSSIKNLDDSLKPIEFLREKDSEIIKTSIFEQLVISYTKDLTSIRKSYSNNTPIDRQVNDNVKELEKELEIIKSKLDLLPKENKSFESEREKYFFLGQMQSKLEIFSSEDSPILTSYDEEIGALEAEIEQLIVLNTEEKRELTIKLTEEIIIEYIKESDKALANYSTYQPVFDYKNKSLLLRKPKTSHIENVGSSSNHMFLHLFFSLAMHEVIFQNKSPFVAPFLIIDQPSRPYYGTNGKRKTDDPESDEYKIKKAFELLDKFIETRKSNNGDFQMIVLEHIPIDTVSNLKNIHIVEEFFGGNALIPKSYIE from the coding sequence ATGAATTTTAATATAAATAAAATCGTCCTGTGGCTTAAAAACGGAAAAATTAGAGAGATTGAATTCAAGCCAAACAAAGTTAATTTAATAACTGGCGGAAGTCATACAGGTAAAAGTGCTATTCTTGAAATAGTTGATTATTGTTTTTTCTCAAGTAAGTCTCGGATATCAGAAGATACGATAAACGAGAATATTTTATGGTATGGAATAAATATTTCAGTGAATGATAAAAACTATACGATAGCAAGGGAATCTTTATCAGAGGGGAAAGTTTCTAATAACTACTATTTTTCTTCTTTTGGTGAGATACCTTTAAGTCTGATCTCAAACAATTCGGAGAATGCCATAAAATCTATTTTAGAAACAGAGTTTAAAATAGATAGAGATGCAAAATTCCCAACAAATTACGGGAGTAATTACATTAAGGCAGGTACTAAGATTTCACTACGGTACTTTTTAATGTTTAATACTATATCAGGTAATATTATTGAAAATGATGAAGGTATATTTTTTGATAAACAAAATGATACTAGATATAAAGAGGCACTTCCTCGAATTTTCGATCTAGCTGTAGGTATAGAAACCGTTGAGAATATTCTTAAAAGCGAAAAAAAAGCAGAGCTAGAGAACCAATTAGCTAAACTTATAAGGAAGAATAAAGCTGTATCATCTAAAACATCAGACTTTAATCAAGAGCGTGTTGCAATTTTGCAAAAAGCAAAGGAACATAACGTGGTCAGGGAGGATGCCAAAGTTGATGAAGTAATCGTTGAACTCAACAAAGCAATTCAGGGATTTGAAACTGAACTCACTACAAATTCTGATAAAGAAAAATTAGAATCATCATTTTATTCCCTACAAAGAAAAATACGAAACCTAAAACAATTCTCTTCGGAGTACAATAAGTATAAGAGTTCTATTAAGAACCTTGATGATAGTCTTAAACCAATTGAGTTTCTTAGAGAAAAAGATTCTGAAATTATAAAAACGTCAATTTTTGAACAGCTTGTAATTTCCTACACTAAAGATTTAACCTCAATCCGTAAGTCATATAGCAATAATACGCCAATAGACAGACAGGTTAATGATAACGTTAAGGAATTAGAAAAAGAATTAGAAATAATAAAATCAAAATTAGACCTACTTCCTAAAGAAAATAAAAGTTTTGAAAGTGAAAGAGAAAAATATTTCTTTTTAGGTCAAATGCAATCAAAACTCGAAATATTTTCATCAGAAGATTCACCTATTTTGACATCATATGATGAAGAAATTGGAGCTTTAGAAGCAGAAATAGAGCAGTTAATTGTCTTAAATACTGAGGAAAAAAGAGAGCTAACAATAAAGTTGACTGAAGAAATTATAATCGAATACATAAAAGAATCTGATAAAGCTCTAGCAAATTATTCAACCTACCAACCTGTCTTTGACTATAAAAACAAATCATTGCTTTTACGGAAACCGAAGACTTCGCACATAGAAAATGTTGGTAGCAGTTCTAATCATATGTTTCTTCACTTGTTTTTCTCGCTTGCAATGCATGAAGTCATATTTCAAAACAAGTCACCATTTGTTGCTCCTTTCCTAATCATAGACCAGCCTAGTAGACCATATTATGGTACGAACGGAAAGAGAAAAACGGATGATCCTGAGAGCGATGAGTACAAAATCAAGAAAGCATTTGAGTTGCTTGATAAATTTATAGAAACAAGAAAAAGTAATAATGGAGATTTTCAGATGATTGTTTTAGAACATATTCCTATTGATACGGTATCTAATTTAAAAAACATTCATATTGTTGAAGAGTTCTTTGGTGGTAATGCATTAATTCCAAAATCATATATTGAATAA
- a CDS encoding helix-turn-helix domain-containing protein: MDRKELFEKKPKIKINDKISWCPTSAAMELIGGKWKSVILTHLISGTKRYNELRKEIPGITERTLSLQLKQLEEDDIVNRKVFTKKPPLKVEYTLTEFGQTLVPILNLIIEWGLMAAETKGEFIFDEE, encoded by the coding sequence ATGGACAGGAAAGAACTTTTCGAAAAAAAGCCAAAAATAAAGATCAACGACAAAATATCGTGGTGTCCTACTAGTGCAGCCATGGAATTAATAGGTGGGAAGTGGAAAAGTGTAATCCTTACTCATTTGATTAGTGGCACGAAACGCTACAACGAATTACGCAAAGAAATTCCAGGAATCACGGAGCGAACCTTGAGTTTGCAACTCAAACAATTGGAAGAAGATGATATCGTGAACAGAAAAGTTTTTACCAAAAAACCACCTTTAAAAGTAGAATATACCTTAACCGAATTTGGTCAAACTCTCGTTCCTATTTTAAACCTTATTATCGAATGGGGGCTTATGGCTGCAGAAACTAAAGGAGAGTTTATTTTTGACGAAGAGTAA
- a CDS encoding NADP-dependent oxidoreductase, whose amino-acid sequence MKAIVLEKAGGIENLVMKDINKPTINETEVLVAVKAISINPADAKVRSAEEALKLFYGKPTDVILGWDISGTVVSVGTKVSKFKVGDNVFGMVNFPGAGNAYAEFVASSEGHLAKIPSTISFEEAAATTLAALTALQVLQHTVKKDDRVLIHAGSGGVGHFAIQIAKSLGAYVVTTSSAKNKDFVMSLGADEHIDYKKQAFEEVATNIDFVLDGMGGEVLFNSLKVMRNGGSIISLPTPPPVIEEAQNKAENNVKVASMLVQSNGDDMNTLKEMLANNTLKPTIYKTFPFAEMRAAHTEVEAGRTVGKVIVTL is encoded by the coding sequence ATGAAAGCAATAGTATTAGAAAAAGCAGGTGGAATTGAAAACTTAGTAATGAAGGATATTAATAAACCTACAATAAACGAAACGGAAGTTTTAGTTGCAGTAAAAGCAATTAGTATTAATCCTGCGGATGCGAAAGTTAGATCGGCTGAAGAAGCTTTAAAATTGTTTTATGGAAAACCTACGGATGTTATTTTAGGTTGGGATATTTCAGGAACGGTTGTTTCTGTTGGTACTAAAGTTTCAAAATTTAAAGTAGGTGATAATGTATTTGGAATGGTAAATTTCCCAGGAGCAGGAAATGCATATGCAGAATTTGTGGCTTCATCAGAAGGCCATCTAGCAAAAATACCTAGCACTATTTCATTTGAAGAAGCTGCTGCTACAACTTTGGCTGCATTAACAGCTTTGCAAGTGCTTCAACATACTGTTAAAAAAGATGACAGAGTTCTAATTCACGCTGGTTCTGGTGGTGTTGGTCATTTTGCCATTCAAATTGCTAAAAGTTTAGGAGCTTATGTAGTTACAACAAGTTCTGCTAAAAATAAAGATTTTGTAATGTCTTTAGGAGCAGATGAGCATATAGATTATAAAAAACAAGCTTTTGAAGAAGTAGCTACAAATATCGATTTTGTTTTGGACGGAATGGGAGGAGAAGTATTATTCAATTCATTAAAAGTAATGCGTAATGGTGGTTCTATAATTTCATTACCAACTCCGCCACCAGTTATTGAAGAAGCTCAAAATAAAGCAGAAAATAATGTAAAGGTAGCATCTATGTTGGTTCAATCTAATGGAGATGATATGAATACCTTAAAAGAAATGTTAGCAAACAATACTTTAAAACCAACCATTTATAAAACATTCCCTTTTGCTGAAATGAGAGCTGCTCATACAGAAGTTGAAGCAGGTAGAACGGTTGGAAAAGTAATAGTTACACTTTAA
- a CDS encoding aldehyde dehydrogenase family protein has protein sequence MNLTTILNNRYSVKEFDATKKISEADFQQVKDVLRLSPSSVNLQPWHFLIADTAAGKERIAKGTQGFFQFNTPKVLDASHVIVIAARTNADDAYMNNDSAYAPFGGVKNSGLGRFNGQWGVKSFTVAHWITIQKTPRKYPFKASDFQ, from the coding sequence ATGAACTTAACTACAATTTTAAACAACCGTTACTCAGTAAAAGAATTTGATGCAACTAAAAAGATCTCAGAGGCAGATTTCCAACAAGTAAAAGATGTATTGCGTTTGAGTCCTTCAAGTGTAAACTTACAACCTTGGCATTTTTTAATTGCAGACACTGCAGCAGGAAAAGAACGTATTGCAAAAGGAACTCAAGGTTTCTTTCAATTTAATACCCCTAAAGTTTTAGATGCCTCTCATGTAATTGTTATTGCAGCGCGCACAAATGCCGATGATGCCTATATGAATAATGATAGTGCTTATGCACCATTTGGAGGTGTTAAAAACTCAGGATTAGGTCGTTTTAATGGACAATGGGGGGTTAAATCGTTTACCGTAGCACATTGGATTACTATTCAGAAAACACCAAGAAAATACCCGTTTAAAGCATCGGATTTTCAATAG
- a CDS encoding alpha/beta fold hydrolase produces the protein MENKINTQIPDPVIFNSDRNNKKQRPFIVDKTEYPFQSNWFERDGVSMHYIDEGEGIPIVLTHGNPDWSFLNRNIIKELSGEARVIAYDLPGFGFSDTPANYGFTPQEHAQWISALLFEHLKLDKFIIVVQDWGGPTGLSVATSNPDKVLGVVISNTWAWKAEGKMVEFSMYMRTPEMQAKIIDENFFATTLMQGSINSKSSSNKAITDAYSMAFPTKESRKGTAVFPAEITLAADWLEDLESKLNTLQDKPVEFIFGLKDDTVASQDIQDKWRAIFPKAPVQLLPEAGHFTQEDSPESFVFSLRRILKNIN, from the coding sequence ATGGAAAACAAAATAAACACTCAAATACCTGATCCGGTAATTTTCAATAGTGATAGAAACAACAAAAAGCAGCGACCTTTTATAGTGGATAAAACGGAATATCCTTTTCAAAGTAATTGGTTCGAAAGAGACGGAGTTTCTATGCATTATATTGATGAAGGCGAAGGAATTCCGATTGTATTGACGCACGGAAACCCAGATTGGTCTTTTTTGAATCGAAATATTATTAAAGAACTTTCTGGTGAAGCTAGAGTAATCGCTTATGATTTACCTGGTTTTGGTTTTTCGGACACACCAGCAAATTATGGTTTTACGCCACAAGAGCATGCACAATGGATTAGTGCTCTTCTTTTTGAACATTTAAAACTAGATAAGTTTATTATTGTTGTTCAAGATTGGGGAGGTCCAACAGGTTTATCTGTTGCTACTAGTAATCCTGATAAAGTGTTGGGAGTTGTGATAAGCAATACTTGGGCTTGGAAAGCGGAAGGTAAAATGGTCGAATTCTCCATGTACATGAGAACGCCAGAAATGCAAGCAAAAATTATAGACGAAAACTTTTTTGCAACTACATTAATGCAAGGCTCGATTAATTCCAAATCAAGCAGTAACAAAGCCATTACAGATGCATATTCAATGGCTTTTCCAACCAAAGAGTCTAGAAAAGGAACCGCTGTTTTTCCGGCAGAAATTACCTTGGCAGCTGATTGGTTAGAAGATTTAGAAAGCAAGCTAAATACACTTCAAGACAAACCTGTTGAATTTATTTTCGGATTAAAAGATGATACAGTTGCTTCACAAGATATTCAAGATAAATGGCGTGCTATTTTTCCTAAAGCACCAGTGCAATTGTTACCTGAAGCAGGTCATTTTACACAAGAAGACAGTCCCGAGAGTTTTGTTTTTTCATTGAGGAGAATTCTAAAAAATATAAACTAG
- a CDS encoding TfoX/Sxy family protein gives MAASTDYLDFILDQLSNWKTIHYKRMFGCIGLYADGLMFGIIAKETVYFKVDDSNKNKYLEAGSETLKLFKSNSVVASFYEVPIEILEDANQVIAWAKVSLEIQKNKNNK, from the coding sequence ATGGCTGCTTCAACTGATTATTTAGACTTTATTTTGGATCAATTGTCCAATTGGAAAACGATTCATTACAAACGAATGTTCGGTTGTATAGGTCTGTATGCAGACGGTTTAATGTTCGGTATAATCGCCAAAGAAACTGTTTATTTTAAAGTAGACGACTCCAATAAAAACAAGTATTTAGAAGCTGGTTCAGAGACTTTAAAACTTTTTAAAAGTAACAGTGTGGTCGCTTCTTTTTATGAAGTTCCTATCGAAATTCTGGAAGATGCTAACCAAGTTATTGCTTGGGCTAAAGTCTCTTTAGAAATTCAAAAAAATAAAAATAATAAATGA
- a CDS encoding NAD-dependent epimerase/dehydratase family protein: MKVIITGTTGMVGRGVLIECLESPNVQEVLVINRSSLQMQHPKLKEIIHKNFFDFSAIKDQLQGYDASFHCMGVSSIGMKEEDYYRFTYGITEALAKTLYASNPQMVFNYVSGEGTDSTEKGKLMWARVKGKTENMILNMGFKDAYMFRLQLIIPLKGIKSKTSWVNAFYFIARPFFGLLEKKKNNTTSVNVGLAMINSVLFGTDNKLLENEQVNKLAKITNV, translated from the coding sequence ATGAAAGTAATTATAACAGGAACCACGGGTATGGTGGGACGAGGCGTTTTAATAGAATGTTTAGAATCTCCAAATGTTCAAGAAGTATTGGTCATAAACCGAAGCTCTTTGCAAATGCAGCATCCAAAATTGAAAGAAATAATTCATAAAAATTTCTTCGATTTTAGTGCTATTAAGGATCAATTGCAAGGGTATGATGCTTCTTTTCATTGCATGGGAGTTTCATCAATTGGAATGAAAGAAGAAGATTATTATCGATTTACTTACGGAATTACCGAAGCTTTGGCTAAAACGCTTTATGCTAGTAATCCACAAATGGTATTCAATTATGTTTCTGGTGAAGGAACCGATAGTACCGAAAAAGGAAAATTGATGTGGGCCCGTGTAAAAGGTAAAACCGAGAATATGATTTTGAATATGGGCTTTAAAGATGCTTATATGTTTCGACTTCAATTAATTATTCCTTTGAAAGGCATAAAGTCAAAAACATCTTGGGTAAATGCATTCTATTTTATTGCTCGCCCGTTTTTTGGACTTTTAGAAAAAAAGAAAAATAACACCACAAGTGTCAACGTTGGTCTCGCTATGATTAATAGCGTTCTTTTTGGAACCGACAACAAACTTTTAGAAAATGAACAGGTTAATAAATTAGCCAAAATTACAAACGTATAA
- a CDS encoding SDR family oxidoreductase: MKNNIEGKVVVITGGSSGLGEATARFLAEKGAKIVLGARRLDKLEVIADEIRKSGGAIEVLKTDVTKANDVKALVKKAIDSFGKIDVMINNAGIMPLAPLAALKVDEWDSMIDVNIKGVLYGIAAALPEFQKQKSGHFINLASVAGLKVSPGGAVYSGTKFAVRAISEGLRQEVGKDIRTTILSPGLIDSELQLGSSDEATSQFVQQVYKDAIPAISIAKAVAYAIEQPDDVDINELVIRPTVQEF; this comes from the coding sequence ATGAAAAATAATATAGAAGGTAAAGTAGTAGTAATTACAGGAGGTAGTAGTGGATTAGGAGAAGCTACAGCACGTTTTTTAGCAGAAAAAGGAGCCAAAATAGTTTTAGGTGCTCGTAGACTAGATAAATTAGAGGTAATTGCTGATGAAATAAGAAAAAGCGGAGGAGCAATTGAAGTACTAAAAACAGACGTTACCAAAGCTAATGATGTAAAGGCATTAGTTAAAAAGGCAATTGACAGTTTTGGTAAAATAGATGTAATGATAAATAATGCAGGCATTATGCCATTAGCACCATTAGCTGCACTTAAAGTAGACGAATGGGACAGCATGATTGACGTAAATATCAAAGGAGTGTTATACGGAATTGCTGCAGCATTACCAGAATTCCAGAAACAAAAATCAGGACATTTTATAAATCTTGCATCTGTTGCTGGATTAAAAGTGAGTCCAGGTGGAGCCGTATATAGCGGAACTAAATTTGCTGTAAGAGCGATTAGTGAAGGGTTAAGACAAGAAGTAGGTAAAGACATTAGAACCACCATACTTTCACCAGGTCTAATTGATTCTGAATTGCAATTAGGAAGCTCAGACGAGGCTACATCTCAGTTTGTACAACAAGTATATAAAGATGCTATTCCTGCTATTTCTATTGCTAAAGCTGTCGCTTATGCTATTGAACAACCAGATGATGTAGATATTAATGAGTTAGTAATTCGTCCTACAGTACAGGAATTTTAA
- a CDS encoding SDR family oxidoreductase: protein MKKTLVIGASGQIGKMLVEKLLKEEKSVVALVRNEQKGLELEKLGAEIVVGDLENDFEHAFKDCDKVVFSAGSGGNTGYDKTLLIDLWAAKKAVDYAIKNNIQHFIMVSGLGAGDPDEFVSDLKPYLVAKYFADYYLLESGLAYTILQPGSLINEKATGLIRTTRSENFKELVIPREDVAHVIAYCLENNDTKGKTYELFSGKESIQESLS from the coding sequence ATGAAAAAAACATTAGTTATAGGAGCAAGTGGGCAAATAGGCAAAATGCTTGTTGAAAAATTGCTCAAAGAAGAAAAATCTGTAGTTGCCTTGGTTCGTAATGAACAGAAAGGGCTAGAACTTGAAAAACTAGGAGCAGAAATTGTAGTTGGAGACCTTGAAAACGATTTTGAACACGCTTTTAAGGATTGCGATAAAGTAGTATTTAGTGCTGGTTCTGGGGGTAATACAGGTTACGATAAAACACTTTTAATAGATTTATGGGCAGCAAAAAAGGCTGTCGATTATGCTATAAAAAACAATATACAGCATTTTATTATGGTAAGTGGTCTGGGTGCTGGTGATCCTGACGAGTTTGTATCTGACTTAAAACCATATTTAGTAGCGAAGTATTTTGCCGATTATTATTTATTAGAAAGTGGTTTAGCGTATACGATTTTACAACCTGGTAGTTTAATCAATGAAAAAGCAACGGGTTTAATTAGAACTACAAGATCTGAAAATTTTAAAGAGTTAGTCATTCCAAGAGAAGATGTAGCTCATGTAATTGCGTATTGTCTAGAAAATAACGACACAAAAGGCAAAACATATGAGCTATTTAGTGGAAAAGAGTCTATTCAAGAATCTTTAAGTTAA
- a CDS encoding nuclear transport factor 2 family protein yields the protein MENTLEQRIQKLEDLEAIRTLQATYGHYVDKGWNGKEMYIEKLTDIFTEDALWEAPGAGVLANGHKEIMESFTSFDAENKFFIHSFTNPIIEINEDKATAKWILFSPAIDGEKVICMLASYDNDYVRTKSGWRIKSLRLNMANVLGA from the coding sequence ATGGAAAATACATTAGAACAAAGAATTCAAAAATTAGAAGATTTAGAAGCTATAAGAACACTACAGGCTACCTACGGTCATTATGTAGATAAAGGTTGGAATGGAAAGGAAATGTATATTGAGAAGCTTACTGACATATTTACCGAAGATGCTTTATGGGAAGCCCCAGGAGCTGGAGTATTAGCTAATGGGCACAAAGAAATAATGGAATCCTTTACCTCTTTTGATGCAGAAAATAAATTCTTCATTCATAGTTTTACGAACCCCATTATTGAAATTAATGAAGATAAAGCTACTGCAAAATGGATACTTTTTTCTCCAGCTATTGATGGCGAAAAAGTGATTTGTATGCTTGCTAGTTATGATAATGATTATGTTAGAACAAAAAGTGGTTGGCGTATTAAAAGTTTAAGACTTAACATGGCTAATGTACTTGGAGCTTAA
- a CDS encoding SDR family NAD(P)-dependent oxidoreductase, which translates to MTQNKTIHLDKVLEEHAQDMTNKVVAITGTTSGTGFVFAREVAKKGATVLLLNRTSARSENAYKQLTEAVPNGKFEAIACDLQDLESVKQAAEKIKSEYNVLDVLVNNAGIMAVKDEATKDGYDVQMQTNAISHFLLTKELYPLLKNSSEARVINQTSLSRLGGPLESAYFEKNGGNLGGNGTAEETANFQGARWERYHQTKLANATFTYGLKKKLSEANVKNIISLLAHPGVAITNLQSTSSKTGGMDVNGGVMSQAQSAEDGAAGIIRAAMDKEAKSGDFYGPTEGISGFPNLLEPEELLFDESNVAINWNGCEKAVGEFKI; encoded by the coding sequence ATGACTCAAAATAAAACAATCCACCTTGATAAAGTACTTGAAGAACATGCTCAAGATATGACAAATAAGGTGGTTGCCATTACAGGCACAACAAGTGGTACCGGATTTGTATTCGCAAGAGAAGTTGCTAAAAAAGGGGCTACAGTCCTATTGCTTAATCGTACAAGTGCAAGATCAGAAAATGCGTATAAGCAGTTAACCGAAGCGGTTCCAAACGGTAAATTTGAAGCTATAGCTTGCGATTTGCAAGATTTAGAAAGTGTAAAACAAGCAGCAGAAAAAATTAAATCGGAGTATAATGTTCTGGATGTTTTAGTCAATAATGCTGGAATTATGGCTGTAAAAGATGAAGCGACTAAAGATGGGTATGATGTTCAGATGCAAACAAATGCTATATCACACTTTCTTTTAACCAAAGAATTATACCCTTTGCTTAAAAACAGTAGTGAAGCTAGAGTCATAAACCAAACGTCGTTATCTAGATTAGGTGGACCATTAGAATCTGCCTATTTTGAGAAAAATGGAGGTAATTTAGGTGGTAATGGAACAGCTGAAGAAACCGCAAATTTTCAAGGCGCCAGATGGGAGCGTTATCACCAAACTAAATTGGCAAATGCAACTTTTACTTATGGTTTAAAAAAGAAACTTTCAGAAGCTAACGTTAAAAATATTATTTCATTATTAGCGCATCCTGGAGTAGCAATAACCAACCTTCAATCAACTTCATCTAAAACCGGTGGAATGGATGTTAACGGAGGAGTTATGAGCCAAGCACAGTCTGCAGAAGATGGTGCGGCTGGAATTATTAGAGCGGCTATGGATAAAGAGGCAAAATCTGGTGATTTTTATGGGCCTACTGAAGGGATAAGTGGTTTTCCTAATTTGTTAGAACCAGAAGAACTACTTTTTGATGAATCTAATGTAGCTATCAATTGGAATGGTTGTGAAAAAGCTGTTGGTGAATTTAAAATATAA
- a CDS encoding DNA alkylation repair protein, translated as MQNYLQEIETITSKAGETVPLQRKAFNAGFSFSLLTFSEQLEIWNYIWTNTKVYRAEMFCLYFLEEHITNQEEMGASWSTIKVWQDKINRWETSDSISKIYAQLVEYDAALILPTYKKWNTSKNPWHRRQSIVGLLYYSAHRKHYLPFHVLIDLVAPLISDNAYYVEKGVGWTLREIGNIYPKEQEEFLFENATKICAYGYSAGTEKWDKTKREKLKEIRKVGRVLNRKSSISKFNK; from the coding sequence ATGCAAAACTATCTTCAAGAAATAGAAACAATCACTTCTAAAGCAGGTGAAACCGTTCCTTTACAAAGGAAAGCTTTTAATGCCGGCTTTAGTTTTAGCCTTTTAACTTTTAGTGAACAACTAGAGATTTGGAATTATATCTGGACGAATACAAAAGTGTATAGAGCAGAAATGTTTTGTTTGTATTTCTTGGAGGAGCATATTACAAACCAAGAAGAAATGGGTGCTTCTTGGTCAACGATTAAAGTATGGCAAGACAAAATTAATCGTTGGGAAACAAGTGATAGTATTTCAAAAATATATGCGCAATTAGTAGAATATGATGCAGCACTAATTTTGCCAACGTATAAAAAATGGAATACTTCTAAAAACCCATGGCATAGAAGGCAAAGTATAGTAGGTTTACTTTATTATAGCGCACATAGAAAGCACTATTTACCTTTTCATGTACTTATAGATTTGGTAGCACCTTTAATTTCTGACAACGCTTATTATGTGGAGAAAGGCGTGGGTTGGACTCTTAGAGAAATAGGAAATATATACCCTAAAGAGCAGGAAGAATTTCTATTTGAAAATGCAACTAAAATTTGTGCTTATGGATATAGTGCAGGTACGGAAAAATGGGATAAAACAAAACGAGAAAAACTGAAGGAAATTAGAAAAGTGGGAAGAGTTTTAAACCGCAAAAGTTCAATTTCAAAATTTAATAAATAA
- a CDS encoding haloalkane dehalogenase, with product MTNKKQISAAFPFESKFQEVLDSKMHYVDEGDKNSEHTFLLIHGNPTSSYLWRNIIPYVSALGRVVVPDLIGMGKSDKPDIDYTLKDHIAYLDAFVEKLGLKNVILVIQDWGSGLGFNYANQHRENVKGIVFFEAMVQVSYWKNTTKETEALFEKFRDPVEGHNMIVKNNFFIEAMLPMMAGRELTQEEMDHYRAPYLEEKSRKPLFMWPSQISFDGVPKFTTDIVNSYNEYHKNSDVPKLLFYAEPGLIINRELGEHIAATWKNITAVDLGEGKHYLQESHPHEIGEGIVDWYKKTLNK from the coding sequence ATGACCAACAAAAAACAAATATCAGCAGCGTTTCCTTTTGAATCTAAATTCCAAGAAGTATTAGATTCTAAAATGCATTATGTAGATGAAGGAGATAAAAATTCAGAACATACTTTTTTACTAATACACGGTAATCCTACATCAAGTTATTTATGGCGTAATATTATTCCGTATGTAAGTGCCTTAGGTCGTGTAGTTGTTCCAGATCTTATTGGAATGGGTAAATCTGACAAGCCAGATATAGACTACACATTAAAAGATCATATTGCTTATTTAGATGCATTTGTTGAAAAGTTAGGGCTAAAAAACGTCATTCTAGTAATACAAGATTGGGGTTCTGGTTTAGGTTTCAATTATGCCAATCAGCATAGAGAAAATGTAAAAGGAATTGTGTTTTTTGAAGCTATGGTTCAAGTTTCTTATTGGAAAAATACGACTAAAGAGACCGAAGCACTATTCGAAAAATTTCGTGACCCTGTAGAAGGACATAATATGATCGTTAAAAACAACTTCTTTATTGAAGCTATGCTACCCATGATGGCGGGCAGAGAATTAACTCAAGAAGAAATGGACCATTACCGAGCGCCTTATTTGGAAGAAAAGAGCCGTAAACCACTGTTTATGTGGCCTAGTCAAATTTCGTTTGATGGTGTTCCAAAATTCACTACAGACATTGTTAATTCATACAATGAATACCACAAAAATTCTGACGTTCCTAAGTTGTTATTCTATGCAGAACCAGGTCTCATAATTAATCGAGAATTAGGTGAGCATATAGCTGCAACTTGGAAAAATATTACTGCAGTAGATTTAGGTGAAGGAAAGCATTATCTACAAGAATCGCATCCACACGAAATTGGAGAAGGTATTGTAGATTGGTATAAAAAAACACTAAATAAATAA